A genomic window from Equus asinus isolate D_3611 breed Donkey chromosome 25, EquAss-T2T_v2, whole genome shotgun sequence includes:
- the LOC106828426 gene encoding T-cell surface glycoprotein CD1a-like isoform X1 — MLFLQLVLLAVLLPPGDNKDDFQELVSFQIIQISSFYNNSWVQSLCSGWLGELQTHEWDGNCGNTIFLWPWSKGNFSNKEWMEVERLIRMFFTGIPRAFHNHASQWQLEYPFELQIAGGCELHFGGASVGFLRIAYQGSDFLSLQDTSWLPSPKGGSRAQQVSKLFNLDTVFLRIKHRMVTDTCPRFLLSLLDAGKADLQQQVQPEAWLSSGPSSVPGRLMLICHVSGFHPKPIWVMWMKGEQGHPGTQQSDVLPNADGTWYLRKSLDVETSKTAGLSCRVRHSSLGGQDIILSWERHSSMGWIFLAVIVPLVLLAGLAFWLRKLWIHSELPRTLLPLE; from the exons ATGCTGTTCCTACAACTTGTATTGCTAGCAGTTCTCCTCCCACCTGGTGACAATAAAGATG ACTTCCAGGAACTAGTCTCCTTCCAAATCATCCAAATCTCATCTTTCTACAACAATTCCTGGGTACAAAGTCTGTGCTCAGGTTGGTTGGGTGAGTTGCAGACTCATGAGTGGGACGGTAACTGTGGCAACACCATTTTCCTGTGGCCCTGGTCCAAGGGCAACTTCAGCAATAAAGagtggatggaagtggaaagattAATCCGTATGTTCTTCACTGGAATTCCTCGGGCATTTCACAACCATGCCAGTCAATGGCAGCTTgaat ATCCCTTTGAGTTACAGATAGCAGGAGGCTGTGAGCTGCACTTTGGGGGAGCCTCAGTAGGCTTCCTACGGATTGCTTATCAAGGATCAGATTTCCTGAGCTTGCAGGACACTTCATGGTTGCCATCTCCAAAGGGTGGAAGTAGGGCTCAGCAAGTCTCCAAACTATTCAATTTGGACACAGTCTTCCTGAGAATAAAACATAGGATGGTCACTGACACCTGCCCACGTTTCCTCTTGAGTCTTCTTGATGCAGGGAAGGCAGATCTCCAGCAACAAG TACAGCCAGAGGCCTGGCTGTCCAGTGGCCCCAGTTCCGTCCCTGGCCGCCTGATGCTGATTTGTCATGTCTCCGGCTTCCACCCGAAGCCTATTTGGGTGATGTGGATGAAAGGTGAGCAGGGGCATCCAGGCACTCAGCAAAGTGATGTCTTGCCCAATGCTGATGGAACATGGTATCTTCGGAAGTCCTTGGATGTGGAAACCAGTAAGACAGCTGGCCTGTCTTGCCGGGTAAGACACAGCAGTCTAGGAGGCCAGGACATCATCCTCTCCTGGG AACGCCACAGCTCCATGGGGTGGATCTTCTTAGCGGTGATAGTGCCCCTAGTGCTTCTGGCAGGTCTTGCGTTTTGGCTTAGGAAGCTCTG GATACACAGTGAACTTCCAAGAACTCTTCTCCCTTTGGAATGA
- the LOC106828426 gene encoding T-cell surface glycoprotein CD1a-like isoform X2 yields the protein MLFLQLVLLAVLLPPGDNKDDFQELVSFQIIQISSFYNNSWVQSLCSGWLGELQTHEWDGNCGNTIFLWPWSKGNFSNKEWMEVERLIRMFFTGIPRAFHNHASQWQLEYPFELQIAGGCELHFGGASVGFLRIAYQGSDFLSLQDTSWLPSPKGGSRAQQVSKLFNLDTVFLRIKHRMVTDTCPRFLLSLLDAGKADLQQQVQPEAWLSSGPSSVPGRLMLICHVSGFHPKPIWVMWMKERHSSMGWIFLAVIVPLVLLAGLAFWLRKLWIHSELPRTLLPLE from the exons ATGCTGTTCCTACAACTTGTATTGCTAGCAGTTCTCCTCCCACCTGGTGACAATAAAGATG ACTTCCAGGAACTAGTCTCCTTCCAAATCATCCAAATCTCATCTTTCTACAACAATTCCTGGGTACAAAGTCTGTGCTCAGGTTGGTTGGGTGAGTTGCAGACTCATGAGTGGGACGGTAACTGTGGCAACACCATTTTCCTGTGGCCCTGGTCCAAGGGCAACTTCAGCAATAAAGagtggatggaagtggaaagattAATCCGTATGTTCTTCACTGGAATTCCTCGGGCATTTCACAACCATGCCAGTCAATGGCAGCTTgaat ATCCCTTTGAGTTACAGATAGCAGGAGGCTGTGAGCTGCACTTTGGGGGAGCCTCAGTAGGCTTCCTACGGATTGCTTATCAAGGATCAGATTTCCTGAGCTTGCAGGACACTTCATGGTTGCCATCTCCAAAGGGTGGAAGTAGGGCTCAGCAAGTCTCCAAACTATTCAATTTGGACACAGTCTTCCTGAGAATAAAACATAGGATGGTCACTGACACCTGCCCACGTTTCCTCTTGAGTCTTCTTGATGCAGGGAAGGCAGATCTCCAGCAACAAG TACAGCCAGAGGCCTGGCTGTCCAGTGGCCCCAGTTCCGTCCCTGGCCGCCTGATGCTGATTTGTCATGTCTCCGGCTTCCACCCGAAGCCTATTTGGGTGATGTGGATGAAAG AACGCCACAGCTCCATGGGGTGGATCTTCTTAGCGGTGATAGTGCCCCTAGTGCTTCTGGCAGGTCTTGCGTTTTGGCTTAGGAAGCTCTG GATACACAGTGAACTTCCAAGAACTCTTCTCCCTTTGGAATGA